One stretch of Diabrotica undecimpunctata isolate CICGRU chromosome 5, icDiaUnde3, whole genome shotgun sequence DNA includes these proteins:
- the LOC140442159 gene encoding zinc finger BED domain-containing protein 5-like codes for MTGRFGGVATKVKYVAKHCTFMHCSIHRQALAVKRMPEQFKNVLQDAIKVVNFIKSRALNSRLFSNLCSEMGSNHIQLLLHTEVRWLSRGKMLNRLFQLRSEVQLFLMETDFELRNRLTDKHWLISLAYLSDIFNRINDLNLSLQGRSTNRFSVNDKIKAFIKKFQMIEKSVSNENLASFPNLENFITENELTVSEIVINNIKNHSEMIVEIFEEYFKEDYSEFNWIRNPFVSDLDSVRENLSVNEKESLIELSCDGALQVEFNKEELCEFWLKVKNEYPSLSKKALLFLIPFTTTYLCESGFSAMLIIKNKYRNKLNIDTNLRLK; via the coding sequence ATGACAGGTAGATTCGGAGGTGTAGCCACAAAAGTAAAATATGTTGCTAAGCATTGTACTTTTATGCACTGCAGTATACACAGACAAGCGTTAGCAGTAAAACGAATGCccgaacaatttaaaaatgttctcCAAGATGCAATCAAGgtggtaaattttattaaatctcGGGCACTTAACTCTCGTTTATTTTCAAACTTGTGTTCTGAAATGGGCAGTAACCATATTCAGTTGCTGCTACATACAGAGGTTAGATGGCTTTCGCGAGGCAAAATGCTGAACAGATTATTCCAGTTACGTTCTGAGGTGCAGCTGTTCCTGATGGAGACTGATTTTGAATTACGCAATCGACTGACAGACAAACACTGGCTTATATCATTGGCTTACTTATCAGATATTTTCAATCGCATCAACGACTTAAATCTAAGTTTGCAAGGAAGATCTACAAATAGATTTTCAGTAAATGACaaaataaaagcatttatcaaaaaatttcaaatgattgAAAAGAGCGTGTCGAATGAGAACCTAGCATCTTTTCCtaatttagaaaattttataacTGAAAATGAACTTACAGTGAGTGAAATTGTGATCAATAACATCAAAAATCACAGCGAAATGATTGTTGAAATatttgaagaatattttaaagAAGATTATTCGGAGTTCAATTGGATAAGGAACCCATTCGTTTCGGATCTGGATAGTGTTCGTGAAAATTTAAGTGTAAATGAAAAGGAATCTCTGATAGAGTTATCTTGCGATGGAGCTTTGCAAGTGGAATTCAACAAAGAAGAGCTGTGTGAATTTTGGCTTAAAGTTAAAAATGAATATCCATCGCTGTCCAAAAAAGCATTACTGTTTCTAATTCCATTTACAACCACATATCTCTGTGAGAGCGGATTTTCTGCTAtgttgataataaaaaataaatatcgtaACAAGCTTAACATAGACACTAATTTGCGCCTGAAATAA
- the LOC140442158 gene encoding zinc finger BED domain-containing protein 5-like, translated as MKSTKKVMSSFTGSTEKSVEASFLVSLRIAKSGKAHTIGEELLLPAAKDMVTCMLGEASAKKLKLISLSNNTVQRRIDSMAANVKNKVINHVKSSDFFSIQLDESTDVMNYAQLMVYVRYIHENITIKEDYLFCEPLST; from the coding sequence ATGAAAAGCACTAAGAAAGTCATGTCTTCATTTACTGGTAGTACCGAAAAATCAGTAGAGGCATCATTCTTAGTTAGCCTAAGAATTGCAAAGTCAGGAAAAGCTCACACAATTGGCGAAGAGTTGTTGTTACCTGCAGCAAAAGATATGGTTACCTGTATGTTGGGTGAGGCGTCAGCTAAAAAGCTAAAACTGATATCACTGTCCAATAATACCGTTCAACGTAGGATCGACAGTATGGCagcaaatgttaaaaataaagtcATCAATCATGTAAAAAGTAGCGATTTCTTTTCGATACAACTTGATGAGAGTACAGATGTAATGAACTATGCTCAACTTATGGTTTACGTGcggtatatacatgaaaatataaCAATTAAGGAAGATTATTTATTCTGTGAGCCGTTATCAACATGA